Proteins encoded in a region of the Haloarcula sp. CBA1129 genome:
- a CDS encoding Lrp/AsnC family transcriptional regulator, whose amino-acid sequence MVIAYVMVKAHTGDADRLKADIEAVDGVVEAHIVAGDVDFIAKVNVETPAEVKDVAATHIQEIQGVETTQTYIAMD is encoded by the coding sequence ATGGTCATTGCCTACGTGATGGTCAAAGCTCATACTGGTGACGCGGATCGTCTGAAAGCGGACATTGAAGCCGTCGACGGCGTTGTCGAGGCCCATATCGTCGCCGGCGATGTCGACTTCATCGCAAAGGTGAACGTGGAGACCCCCGCCGAAGTCAAGGACGTCGCAGCCACACACATTCAGGAAATTCAGGGCGTCGAAACGACACAGACCTATATCGCAATGGACTGA
- a CDS encoding TrkA family potassium uptake protein, protein MRFVIVGAGRVGLRTARVLQESGHEVVLIERDENAVERARTAGFEVIAGDGAIEETLGGADLEAADALGALTGDLNDNFVACMIAKEHGCRTVMRIDEDYREEIYRRYASDVDEVIYPERLGAIAAKNALLGGNIRAVADIAQNLQLVEFTIQRQSPMEGYSLSELELPSDSRLMAHGKGEAPLDIPDADETLEAGDRVVILADFGTLSDVRSIVVGESERATALGGA, encoded by the coding sequence ATGCGATTCGTTATCGTGGGTGCAGGCCGTGTCGGACTGCGGACGGCTCGCGTCCTGCAAGAGAGTGGCCACGAAGTTGTCCTCATCGAGCGCGATGAGAACGCGGTCGAGCGCGCGCGGACGGCTGGCTTCGAGGTGATCGCAGGCGACGGCGCTATCGAGGAGACACTCGGCGGCGCTGACCTTGAAGCTGCCGACGCGCTCGGCGCGCTCACCGGCGACCTGAACGACAACTTCGTCGCCTGTATGATCGCCAAGGAACACGGCTGTCGAACCGTTATGCGTATCGACGAGGACTACCGCGAGGAGATTTACCGACGCTACGCCTCCGACGTTGACGAGGTTATATACCCGGAACGGCTGGGCGCTATCGCCGCGAAGAACGCACTGCTGGGCGGGAATATCCGCGCAGTCGCCGACATCGCACAGAACCTCCAGCTCGTGGAGTTCACCATCCAGCGGCAATCGCCGATGGAGGGGTACTCACTGTCGGAGTTGGAACTGCCGTCGGATTCCCGGCTGATGGCCCACGGAAAAGGTGAGGCCCCGCTCGACATTCCCGATGCGGACGAAACGCTGGAGGCCGGCGACCGGGTCGTGATACTGGCCGACTTCGGGACGCTCTCCGATGTCCGCAGTATCGTTGTCGGTGAATCAGAACGCGCGACTGCGCTTGGAGGTGCCTGA
- a CDS encoding Lrp/AsnC family transcriptional regulator has translation MVSAFIMIKTAAGKSEELLAAVRDAEGITEAHIVAGQYDIIAEATGTEVYDIMQSVSGHVRELNGVADTRTYMCLE, from the coding sequence ATGGTTAGTGCGTTCATTATGATCAAGACGGCTGCCGGCAAATCCGAAGAACTCCTTGCGGCAGTTCGCGACGCCGAGGGTATCACCGAGGCTCACATCGTTGCCGGGCAGTACGACATCATCGCCGAAGCGACGGGCACGGAGGTGTACGATATCATGCAGTCCGTGTCGGGTCACGTCCGGGAGCTCAACGGTGTCGCTGACACGCGCACATACATGTGTCTGGAGTGA
- the tmk gene encoding dTMP kinase: protein MLVTLEGLDGSGKTTVWERLQSDDAVPDETVFTREPTDTWYGDAVQRSIDDDDADSLAELFLYTADHAAHLSNTVRPALRENRLVVSDRYSDSRYAYQGATLAEHGVFDDPLSYVRDVHAPWTRPPDRTVYLDLDPETAARRSGATNKFETADYLSTVRDNYERLIEADPERFVRVDATADPDTVYQRVRDAILD, encoded by the coding sequence ATGCTCGTCACGCTCGAAGGACTGGATGGGAGCGGCAAGACGACTGTGTGGGAACGGCTCCAGAGCGACGACGCGGTCCCCGACGAGACTGTGTTCACGCGCGAACCGACCGACACTTGGTATGGCGACGCTGTCCAGCGCTCCATTGACGACGACGACGCGGATTCGCTGGCCGAACTGTTCCTCTATACGGCTGACCACGCTGCACATCTGTCGAACACGGTCCGACCAGCACTCAGAGAGAATCGGCTCGTCGTCTCCGACCGCTACAGCGACTCGCGGTACGCCTATCAGGGTGCCACACTCGCGGAGCACGGGGTGTTCGACGACCCACTGTCGTACGTCAGAGATGTCCACGCTCCATGGACCCGGCCGCCGGATCGGACCGTGTATCTCGATCTCGACCCCGAAACCGCCGCACGGCGCAGCGGCGCGACGAACAAGTTCGAAACCGCAGACTATCTTTCAACGGTTCGTGACAACTACGAGCGACTCATTGAAGCCGATCCGGAGCGGTTCGTTCGCGTCGACGCGACTGCCGACCCGGACACCGTGTACCAGCGGGTCCGGGACGCGATTCTCGATTAG
- a CDS encoding complex I NDUFA9 subunit family protein has protein sequence MDVLVVGGTGFIGQHLCRELDDRGHTVTALSRSPGDATLPDGVETVAGDVTEYDSIESAFAGQDAVYYLVALSPLFKPDGGDEMHERIHLGGTENSVQAAEEHGVERFVQLSALGADPDGDTHYIRSKGRAEQVVTESSLDWTIFRPSVVFGEGGEFVSFTKRLKGMFAPGVPLYPLPGGGKQTKFQPIWVGDLVPMLVDSIESEEHVGEAYEIGGPEVLTLRDVTNQVYDAEKSSVSIVPLPMPLAKVGLSVLGSVGFPMGADQYRSLKFDNTPATNEIGAFGVSSGSLTTLSGYLRG, from the coding sequence ATGGATGTACTTGTCGTCGGCGGGACTGGATTCATCGGACAGCACCTGTGCCGCGAACTCGACGACCGGGGACACACCGTCACTGCGCTCTCCCGGTCGCCGGGCGACGCGACGCTTCCCGACGGCGTCGAGACCGTCGCCGGGGATGTCACAGAGTACGACAGCATCGAGAGCGCGTTCGCTGGGCAGGACGCTGTGTATTATCTTGTCGCACTGTCGCCCCTGTTCAAGCCGGACGGCGGCGATGAGATGCACGAGCGGATCCATCTCGGTGGGACCGAAAACAGCGTGCAAGCCGCAGAGGAACACGGAGTCGAGCGGTTCGTCCAGCTGAGTGCGCTGGGTGCGGACCCCGACGGAGACACGCATTACATCCGGTCGAAGGGCCGGGCCGAGCAGGTCGTTACGGAGTCCTCGCTAGACTGGACCATCTTCCGCCCGTCGGTCGTCTTCGGCGAGGGCGGGGAGTTCGTCTCCTTCACGAAGCGCCTCAAAGGGATGTTCGCGCCGGGCGTCCCGCTGTATCCGCTCCCCGGCGGCGGCAAACAGACGAAATTCCAGCCGATCTGGGTCGGCGACCTCGTGCCGATGCTCGTCGACAGTATCGAATCCGAGGAGCACGTCGGCGAGGCCTACGAGATCGGCGGGCCGGAAGTACTGACGCTCAGAGACGTGACCAATCAGGTCTACGATGCCGAGAAGTCATCCGTAAGCATCGTTCCCCTCCCGATGCCGCTAGCGAAGGTTGGACTCTCTGTGCTGGGGAGCGTCGGGTTCCCGATGGGTGCCGACCAGTACCGGTCACTGAAGTTCGACAACACGCCGGCGACGAACGAGATCGGCGCGTTTGGCGTCAGTAGTGGCTCTTTAACGACGCTCAGCGGGTACCTCCGCGGATAA
- a CDS encoding tubulin/FtsZ family protein, translating to MKLAMIGFGQAGGKIVDKFLEYDKETGSGIVRSAVAVNTAKADLLGLEHIPEENRVLIGQARVKGHGVGADNELGAEIAEEDIDEVQGAIDNIPVHEVDAFLIVAGLGGGTGSGGSPVVAKHLKRIYTEPVYGLGVLPGSDEGGIYTLNAARSFQTFVREVDNLMVFDNDAWRQTGESVEGGYDHINEEIVRRFGVLFGAGEIEAGDNVAESVVDSSEIINTLDGGGVSTVGYASEDVEVSSGGGGLLSRFKGDDSSDDGMDTANTTNRITSLVRKAALGRLTLPCEIEGAERALLVMAGPPEHLNRKGIERGRKWLEEQTGSMEVRGGDYPTNAPKVAASILLAGVHNVPRIKELQQVAIEAQDNIDDIRNQSEDNLEDLVEDDEDELDPLF from the coding sequence ATGAAACTGGCGATGATCGGCTTCGGGCAGGCCGGTGGCAAAATTGTGGACAAATTCCTCGAGTACGACAAGGAAACCGGCTCGGGAATCGTCCGCTCGGCTGTTGCAGTCAATACAGCGAAAGCAGACCTGCTTGGGCTAGAACACATTCCGGAGGAGAATCGAGTGCTCATTGGTCAGGCCCGCGTCAAGGGCCACGGCGTGGGGGCGGACAACGAACTCGGCGCGGAAATCGCCGAAGAGGACATCGACGAGGTTCAGGGAGCGATTGACAACATCCCTGTCCACGAAGTCGACGCCTTCCTGATCGTCGCCGGGCTCGGCGGCGGGACGGGGTCGGGCGGGTCGCCGGTCGTCGCGAAACACCTCAAGCGCATCTACACCGAGCCGGTGTACGGTCTGGGCGTCCTGCCGGGCAGCGACGAGGGTGGCATCTACACCCTCAACGCCGCCCGTTCGTTCCAGACGTTCGTGCGCGAGGTGGACAACCTCATGGTGTTTGACAACGACGCATGGCGACAGACCGGCGAGTCCGTCGAGGGCGGCTACGACCACATCAACGAGGAGATCGTCCGGCGCTTCGGCGTGCTGTTCGGGGCCGGCGAGATCGAGGCCGGCGACAACGTCGCAGAGAGCGTCGTCGACTCCTCCGAGATCATCAACACGCTCGACGGCGGCGGCGTCTCCACCGTCGGCTACGCCTCCGAGGATGTGGAAGTCTCGTCGGGCGGCGGCGGCCTGCTCTCGCGGTTCAAGGGCGACGACTCGTCTGACGACGGGATGGATACGGCAAACACGACGAACCGGATCACATCGCTCGTCCGGAAAGCCGCGCTCGGCCGACTGACACTCCCCTGTGAGATCGAAGGTGCAGAGCGTGCCTTGCTCGTGATGGCCGGGCCGCCAGAGCACCTGAACCGGAAAGGGATAGAACGCGGCCGGAAGTGGCTTGAGGAGCAAACCGGTTCGATGGAGGTCCGCGGTGGCGACTATCCGACCAACGCCCCGAAGGTGGCCGCATCCATCCTGCTGGCTGGCGTCCACAACGTTCCGCGGATCAAGGAACTCCAGCAGGTCGCCATCGAGGCGCAGGACAACATCGACGATATCCGTAACCAAAGCGAAGATAACTTAGAGGACTTGGTCGAAGACGACGAAGATGAACTTGATCCGCTGTTCTAA
- the cofC gene encoding 2-phospho-L-lactate guanylyltransferase yields MRLVVPVSGSTPKTRLASVLSPDERRDFTEAMLADVVDAVTAVGYEPEVISTAPLDCAVPVTVDDRGLDALVNDLLASTVTDGERALAVVMADLPLVTRESIERLLGPSDDVVLAPGLGGGTNAFVCRHPDFRVDYHGASIRDHRRIAKDVGASVTEVDSRRLATDIDEPGDLAEVLLHSDGAAADWLADAGFSLSLTDGRVTAHRE; encoded by the coding sequence ATGCGTCTCGTCGTCCCCGTCTCGGGGTCTACCCCTAAAACACGACTTGCATCCGTTCTATCTCCCGACGAGCGCCGTGATTTTACCGAAGCGATGCTCGCAGACGTCGTCGACGCGGTGACAGCGGTGGGGTACGAACCCGAGGTTATCTCAACAGCACCACTCGACTGTGCTGTGCCAGTCACTGTCGACGACCGCGGACTTGACGCGCTCGTCAACGACTTGCTCGCGTCGACAGTGACTGACGGCGAACGAGCGCTTGCTGTCGTGATGGCCGACCTCCCGCTCGTGACTCGCGAGAGCATCGAGCGACTGCTCGGCCCCAGTGACGACGTGGTGCTGGCCCCGGGCTTGGGCGGCGGGACGAACGCCTTCGTCTGTCGTCACCCCGATTTCAGGGTGGACTACCACGGCGCGTCGATACGCGACCACCGGCGAATCGCCAAGGATGTCGGAGCCAGCGTGACCGAAGTCGACTCCCGGCGGCTCGCGACCGATATCGACGAACCGGGCGACCTCGCGGAGGTGCTGTTACACAGCGACGGCGCGGCCGCGGACTGGCTCGCTGACGCCGGTTTCAGTCTGTCGCTCACAGACGGCCGTGTCACCGCACACCGCGAGTGA